The DNA window aacactgcactgagagagagaggggttcatacagacacactgactggacactccagtacattaacactgcactgagagagaggggttaatacagacacactgactggacactccagtacatgaacactgcactgagagagagaggggttcatacagacacactgactggacactccagtacatgaacactgcactgagagagagaggggttcatacagacacactgactggacactccagtacatgaacactgcactgagagagagaggggttcatacagacacactgactggacactccagtacagtaacactgcactgagagagagaggggttcatacagacacactgactggacactccagtacattaacactgcactgagagagagaggggttaatacagacacactgactggacactccagtacattaacactgcactgagagagaggggggttaatacacacacactgactggacactccagtacagtaacactgcactgagagagagaggggttcatacagacacactgactggacactccagtacagtaacactgcactgagagagagaggggttcatacagaggTGGCTTTTATATTGTTCATATTTCTAACGACTGCGGGTtaatttattttccagtacATGTAGATTGTTGTAAACATATTTCATGAAAGAGAACCGGCAGCACAGCGGACACTGACAGGGATGATGGAGGAGACGAGGGGCTCGCTGGAATGTAAACTTTATTTAGGTTTCAGGGGAGGTAGCTGAGGCCTCTTTGTCATCAGCACAAGAGCTGAGATATGATCTACAGTAAACAGCATGAAGGAatgtggggagagagagagaaggaaagtggagggggagagagaaacAGGAAAAGTCAGTCCGgtccagcctggagagctgtcagtgtcagtggagtctgattataatcccagttcataactaatccagctcccagtccagtcagtccagtccagcctggagagtctcagactgctctgtcagtgtcagtggagtctgattataatcccagttcataactaatccagctcccagtccagtcagtccagtccagcctggagagtctcagactgctctgtcagtgtcagtgagtctgattataatcccagttcataATTTATCCAGCTCCCAgaccagtcagtccagtccagcctggagagcctcagactgctctgtcagtgtcagtggagtctgattataatcccagtgaagaactaatccagctcccagtccagtcagtccagtccagcctggagagtctcagactgctctgtcagtgtcagtggagtctgattataatcccagtgaagaactaatccagctcccagtccagtcagtccagtccagtctggagagcctcagactgctctgtcagtgtcagtggagtctgattataatcccagtgaagaactaatccagctcccagtccagtcagtccagtccagcctggagagcctcagactgctctgtcagtgtcagtggagtctgattatactCCCAGttcataactaatccagctcccagtccagtcagtccagcccagcctggagagtctcagactgctctgtcagtgtcagtggagtctgattatattCCCAGttcataactaatccagctcccagtccggTCGGTCCAGTCCAgactggagagtctcagactgctctgtcagtgtcagtggagtctgattatattCCCAAttcataactaatccagctcccagtccagtcagtccagtccagcctggagagtctgcAGTGTCTCATCACTGCTAATGACAATGACACTGACTCAGGCTGTCATCTCcagcccctccctcccctctctcacacacaattTGTATCTGTCAGTCCTGTAAAAGACCCTTAGAAACCCCAGGATCTCAAGTGACAGAAATGCCACCCCCCACCTCTCCCAGCCCTCGTCCCCCCCCTCTCCGGGGGAATAACTCCATCGATCCCAGAGCAGAGGGAGACTCCAGGGGACGGCGCAGGAGGTGAGACACAGAGACCTGCTCCGAGCACACGCCGTGATGGCCACACGCAACAAGGCGCCGGGCTCCAAGAAAGGAGGTAGGAGAGACACGCGTGTGGGTGCTGTGTTTTGCCGGAGCACAGGCGTGGGGACAGCGCAGACCTGCCTGGTCCCAGCTCCTCTCCGCTGACGGCGGGCGGACATGGTCGTCATGCGCTGGGGATACTGTGGCCTGACCTGTTCTGACCACAGCGCTACAGAcatagtgtgtgagtgtgtgtgtttgtgagtgtctgagtgtgtgtttgtgtctgtgtgtgtgattgtgagtgtgtgtttgtgtctgtgtgtgtgattgtgagtgtgtatgtgtgtgagtgtgtgtgtgagtgtgtatgtgtatgtgtgtgagtgtctgtgtttgtgtgtgtgtgtctgtgtttgtgagtgtgtgagtgtctgtgtgtgtgtgagtgtgtgtgtgtgtgtgtgctttgaTCTGGAAGGGATCAGTAAGTGAAAGTCAAGTCTGGGTGGGCTCTGGGTGTTACGTGATCACAGGTCCAGACAGACCTCGTCCTGCTTCAAAGCCTTTTCAAAGCCAGAACTGATCTGAAACATGTCGGACTGGCATGGTTCCCTGGACACTGCCCGTCGCAGGGACacgggggggagagaggggagctgGCAGGGAGAGGAGGGGTAGAGAAGGAGGAAGATTGGAAGTAGAGAGGAAGAGTCTggaggagagagatggagagacagtgagagaaTCAGAGAGtcttgctttggcaacactgattgtacccatcagtCATGCTTAtgaagcaccttgaattgaattgaattgagaggagagtctagagagagagagggagagacagtgagggaactcagttgaactggcagcccagtatgtgatctcctgtcccagcctgaggaacagtgagtctgtctcccaataataataatacagtgtgtgatctcctgtcccagcctgaggaacagacagtgagcctgtctctcaataataataatacagtgtgtgatctcctgtcccagcctgaggaacagacagtgagcctgtctctcaataataataatacagtgtgtgatctcctgtcccagcctgaggaacagacagtgagcctgtctctcaataataataatacagtgtgtgatctcctgtcccagcctgaggaacagacagtgagcccgtctctcaataataataatacagtgtgtgatctcctgtcccagcctgaggaacagtgagcctgtctctcaataataataatacagtgtgatctcctgtcccagcctgaggtacagtgagcctgtctcccaataatgctcaatatgtttacagtatatgtaaatattttatgatgtgtctctgttgtaaatgtctgtaacatgtctgtagattttattttacttctattttttgttttgttccatgttaattttattatttttatttgctttggcaacactgattgtacccatcagtCATGCTCATAAAGCACCTGGAATTGAATCGAACTGATTCAGAGAGGAGAGtctagagagagagatggacagactgATAGAGAATCAGAGAGTctagagagagatggacagactgAGAGAGAATCAGAGGGAGTctagagagagatggacagactgAGAGAGAATCAGAGAGAGTctagagagagatggacagactgAGAGAGAATCAGAGAGAGAGTctagagagagatggacagactgAGAGAGAATCAGAGAGAGTctagagagagatggacagactgAGAGAGAATCAGAGAGAGAGTctagagagagatggacagacagtGAGTATCCCTGCTGAGACTCCTCTGCTGCCTTTTATGTTGTCTAGAGTCACAtgggagtcagagcctatcctgggacaaggcagggtacaccctggacaggacaccagtccattacaggacacacacactcacacaccctggacaggacaccagtccatcacaggagacacacactcacacaccctggacaggacaccagtccatcacaggagacacacactcacacaccctggacaggacaccagtccatcacaggagacacacacactcacacaccctggaccggacaccagtccatcacaggagacacacactcacacaccctggacaggacaccagtccatcacaggacacacacactcacacaccctggacaggacaccagtccatcacaggagacacacactcacacaccctggacaggacaccagtccatcacaggacacacacactcacacaccctggacaggacaccagtccatcacaggagacacacactcacacaccctggacaggacaccagtccatcacaggagacacacacactcacacaccctggacaggatgccagtccatcgcaggacacacacactcacacaccctggacaggacaccagtccatcacaggacacacacacactcacacaccctggacaggacaccagtccatcacaggagacacacacacacacacacaacctggacaggacttcatccatcacaggacacacacacacacacacacacacacacacacacacacacacacacacacacacacacacacacacacacacacacacacacacaatcaccaAGGCCTGTTCTCCTGGAAGCCAGTTGCTGTGGGAAACTCTTCCTCAGAGGAGCAGGGCAGGGTCTTGTGCAGATCCAGTTTTTATTGGGCCTCAGGCAGGGCGCCCCCACCCCCCTACTGGCTCAGAGAGACGTTCGTGTCCCAGCCTGAGTGCTTGTCCTGTCCTGAGATGTGTCAGTATTAATAATCTGTCCTTTGATGTGTAACTGAGGCTGTTCTGCTGGTCCTGTTGCCTGTGGTTCTTGAGGGCTCAGTATTGACAATATATTAGACGGTTCCTAATTAACTGGCCGCCTTACTAATCTGTATTCTCTGCGCCAGTGGAATCAGGTGTCAGACTTCAACACTTCAGTGCTTTATGACATCCAATTAATTGGCGTTTATTGAGGAGCGCGAATGAGTGTATATTTAGTTAACATAACATAGtattccccctctctctccttcttttccaacgccctctccctctctcctctcctccagccctctctctccctctcgctCCCTCTTAAAAGTTAATGAGGTGAGATGAGCTGTTTAAAATTCTCTGGCCAACCTCCCCCTTCGATCTGGGACCAAAACCAaatttcactcaaaatgtttctgCGTTTCAGCATCGGGCAACTGGGGCCACCTGTGCAGAGCTGAaatacacagagagacagagagacagacagactggtgtacagacacacacacagagaaaggACAGGCAGGCTGgtgtagagagagagacacccaggcagacacacagagagacagacagacagactggtgtacagacacacacacagagaaaggACAGGCAGGCTGgtgtagagagagagacacccaggcagacacacagagagacagacagacagactggtgtacagaaatacagagagacagactggcgtacagacacacacacagatagacagactgttgtacagacacacacagagagacagactggtgtacagacacacacagagagacagactggtgtacagacacacagacagacacacacagacagacagactcagAGCCCCCCAGCGGCCCACACCTCTCCTGACCCTACATGGCTGGGGGGAGGGGTGATCGACGTCAGGCCTGGGGCTCGGCTTGGGTGACCTTCACCCAGACGGACAGTCTGGGCAGGAGCTCTGCTCTCTGCTCCCTGGTGCCGGCTGCGGTCTGCTCCCCCTCCGGACGCCCCAGCCCCCAACATCCGCCACCAGAGAGAGGGTCCCCGATTCTCTCTCGCCTTGagctgtctctgtgtctgtctccgGCCCGGTCCGAGTCCTCCCAGAATCCTCTGCTCCGGTCGTTGACGTGACTCAGTCGCCCGTGTGCGTATGCGTGTGCGTGCGCACCTGCGTCCAGCGCCTCACCCTGCGGGGGGTGGACAGGACTCCCCTCGGACAACAGATACGACCGGGAACCCCACCAGTCGCCCTGACGCCAGGGGCCCGTTACTGCCAAAACATCGAGGTCCCACTTCAACACTCCCATTAACAATTAGAAAAGAAGGGATCCCccagccccccctcccctccacccctccccccctcctcccacGTCCTCCCTCTCCCTGGTGAATCCCCacaccctctctctccctctccctggtGAATCCCCACACCCTCCCTCTCCCCGCCTGTCTGAGCCGTGATGGATGAGCAGCAGTAAATCTGAAAGTCAGCAACTTCGCATTCCAGCTGGCTTGAGGGAGGAAGAGGTGATGAGAGAGGAGCGATGGACTGAGACAGAtggacctgagagagagagagacagaggggtcaatacacaaacactgactggacactccagtacattaacactgcactgagagagagagaggggttaatacacacacactgactggacactccagtacatgaacactgcactgagagagagaggggtcaatacacacactgactggacactccagtacattaacactgcactgagagagagaggggttcatacagacacactgactggacactccagtacattaacactgcactgagagagagaggggttcatacagacacactgactggacactccagtacatcaacactgcactgagagagagaggggttaatacagacacactgactggacactacttATTCAGAGTGTGCAAAATCCATCAGAACCATCTGGTTCAGTTAGTGGTTAATTGGTCCCCCAAATCTTGtccagctgtgtctgtgtggcttcaacaacatggctgggcagcttgttccccacccctaccactctctgtgtagaggCGTGCCTCCATTTCTTAGTCTCAAATGTGCTTTTCTAGGAATACCtcctgtgtcctctggtttgtgctgCAGAACAGATATCTGTTTCAGGGCCTTTGCACATTTCAAGTGCTGGGATCAGGTCACCCTGTGACTAGAAGGTCTTAATCTGTCAGTGTGGGGCGTTCCTCCGGGTCCCATCATACCCCTGGTTCTGATGCTGGAGCTGGGCCGTCCGGTCTGTAGCGTGTCAACAAGGATCGCACCACACCCGGCCTCTCAAGggccttgtgtgtgtgtgtgtgtgtgtgtgtcctgtgatggactggtgtcctgtccagggtgtgtgagtgtgtgtgtcctgtgatggactggcgtcctgtccagggtgtgtgtgtgtgtcctgtgatggactggcgtcctgtccagggtgtgtgagtgtgtgtcctgtgatagactggcgtcctgtccagggcgtacccgttgcttgctgggatagaccctGACCCCCCCTTGACCCCGAGCTGGACGAAGCCTCGAGCGAGCAGCTGGAGGGCGTGCTGTCTGATGGCGTCAACCAGGAAGCTCCCGAAGGCCACCAGTCCTCCCGGGACAGCTCGTCTCACGCCCCGGGGACGAGGGTCTCATCCCCATCGCCGATCACTACCCCCAGTACCGGGGGACGTCCAAGAGACCCTCCTGCGccccaatatatatatatccaccCACAGACGTGTTAATCATGGCTTCAGCATCTGAGTCGGGCCCTGCACAATGCTCAGCAATGTGGGACCGGCCAGAGCTCACACCCGGTGTTGTGTTACTGATGGATTATCTCTGTCAGCAGGTGATCAGTTTATAGGCCTACAAACGCTGCTTCAAGCGTATGCCCCCTCAAGAGAGATTCTGCGAATTGTCCACGAGTACAGTAAGGTGCACATATATACATGACGTGTGTGCGCTGGATATATGTGCCGTGTGTATTAACGTGTAAATATAGCAGGGCGGCATGTCAGAGGAGAAACCCGAATCTTTGTCATCATGTACTGGTTAATCTGTGTACAACATTTCTcgcgctcacacacacacatcctgtGTCATTCCTCCACTGCAGTTAACACTTAGCatatcaacactgcactgagagagagaggggttaatacacacacactgactggacactccagtacattaacactgcactgagagagagaggggttcatacagacacactgactggacactccagtacattaacactgcactgagagagatgTTATAATTATTTACTATAAATATAGCAGATGTCTGTGCTCTTTAAGGTGTGCTCATCTATTTATCTCATCTGTACACTTATGTCTCTGTTTATCTAGTGAAAGCACCAGTTTATGATCCTAATGCACCTGAACCTCAAACCAGAGAGGAACTCCTAAAATgtaaggaaaatattttattcataaaaaaacTGAGAAACAGCAAATGGGATATGTGTGGCTCTAGGATCTATATCAATTTGTTTATCTCTAGGATCTACGATAGgttctgtattaatctgtgtgtgtgtgaagtgtGTCTCTAGGGTGTATATttgggtctgtattaatctgtatGTGAGGTGTGtttctagggtctatattagggtctgtattcatctgtgtgtgtgaggtgtgtctctagggtctatattagggtctgtattaatctgtgtgtgtgaggtgtgtctctggggtctatattagggtctgtattaatctgtgtgtgtgaggtgtgtctctagggtcgatattagggtctgtattaatctgtgtgtgtgaggtgtgtctctagggtctatattagggtctgtattaatctgtgtgtgtgaggtgtgtctctggggtctatattagggtctgtattaatctgtgtatgtgaggtgtgtctctagggtctatattagggtctgtattaatctgtgtgtgtgaggtgtgtctctagggttgatattagggtctgtattaatctgtgtgtgtgaggtgtgtctctagggttgatattagggtctgtattaatctgtgtgtgtgaggtgtgtctctagggtctatattagggtctgtattaatctatatgtgaggtgtgtctctagggtctatattagggtctgtattaatctctgtgtgtgtgaggtgtgtctctagtttggatattagggtctgtatcaATCTGTGTGAGTTTTCTTCTGCCTAACCATTTTCCTTTGTCACCTATTTTATTGCTCTTGCCCTCAGATTTTATTCCACTGACCCTAGATGACAGGACAGCCCAGAAGTACCTGTGGATTTCAGAAGAATCACGTCGAGTTTCCCGTCGCACAGAAGAGACCTGCCCGTATCGGGAGTTGCCTGAGAGATTTGAGCACTGTCCACAGGTGACTTTATCATTGCCCGTCAGAGCACACTACTTTCTGTTGAATTAACAgaagtgcagtgttaatgtactggagtgtccagtcagtgtgtatgtattaacccctctctctctcagtgcagtgttaatgtactggagtgtccagtcagtgtgtctgtatgaacccctctctctctcagtgcagtgttaatgtactggagtgtccagtcagtgtgtctgtatgaacccctctctctctcagtgcagtgttaatgtactggagtgtccagtcagtgtgtctgtatgaacccccctctctctcagtgcagtgttaatgtactggagtgtccagtcagtgtgtctgtatgaacccctctctcagtgcagtgttaatgtactggagtgtccagtcagtgtgtctgtatgaacccctctctctctcagtgcagtgttaatgtactggagtgtccagtcagtgtgtgtattaacccctctctctctctcagtgcagtgttaatgtactggagtgtacagtcagtgtttgtgtatgaacccctctctctctcagtgcagtgttaatgtactggagtgtccagtcagtgtgtctatactaacccctctctctcagtgcagtgttaatgtactggagtgtccactcagtgtgtctgtatgaacccctctctctctcagtgcagtgttcatgtactggagtgtccagtcagtgtgtctgtatgaacccctctctctctcagtgcagtgttaatgtactggagtctccagtcagtgtgtgtgtattaacccctctctctctcagtgcagtgttcatgtactggagtgtccagtcagtgtgtgtgtattaacccctctctctcagtgcagtgttcatgtactggagtgtacagtcagtgtgtctgtatgaacccctctctctctcagtgcagtgttcatgtactggagtgtccagtcagtgtgtgtgtattaacccctctctctctcagtgcagtattcatgtactggagtgtccagtcagtgtgtgtgtattaacccctctctctctcagtgcagtgttaatgtactggagtgtccagtcagtgtgtctgtatgaacccctctctctctcagtgcagtgttaatgtactggagtgtccagtcagtgtgtctgtatgaacccctctctctctcagtgcagtgttcatgtactggagtgtccagtcagtgtgtctgtatgaacccctctctctctcagtgcagtgttcatgtactggagtgtccagtcagtgtgtctgtatgaacccctctctctcagtgcagtgttcatgtactggagtgtccagtcagtgtgtctgtatgaacccctctctctctcagtgcagtgttcatgtactggagtgtccagtcagtgtgtgtgtattaacccctctctctctcagtgcagtgttaatgtactggagtgtccagtcagtgtgtgtgtatgaacccctctctctctcagtgcagtgttaatgtactggagtgtccagtcagtgtgtgtgtattaacccctctctctcctgctgtcCAGGTTCTGTGCCGGGAGGGTCTCTCCGGCCTGCGGTGTTACTGGGAGGTGGAGTGGTCCGGCTGGGTGGTCCTGGGGGTGACGTACGAGGCGATCGGCAGGAAGGGCGAGAACGGCGCCTGCGGGCTGGGCGAGAACCGGCACTCCTGGGGTCTGGGCTGGGCCGGGTCCGAGTACCAGGCCTGGCACGACGCCGAGCACTGCGACATCTCCGGCAGCCCCGGCAGCCACGTGCTGGGGCTGTACCTGGACCAGCCCGCCGGGGTGCTGTCCTTCTACTGCCTGAAGGGCGGCGACGGAGAGCAGGAGGGGGGCGAGGCCGAGACGAGGGCCGTGCTGCTGCACAAGTTCAAGACCCCCTTCACCGACCCCCTGTACCCCATCTTCTGGGTGGGGCGCAACTCCCACTGCCTGATTCGGCGCATCTAGGCTCCGAATGGGGGggcgggggaggaggaggagggaggagaggaagagctcCGGGCTGCGCCAGTCGGATTCGACCCCCCTCCGTCCTCGTCATCCTCACCCCCGTCTTCGTCGCCCCCTCCACCCCCGCCTCTCTGTCTTTGACTGGCGTGTCCTCGCGGTAATTATGATTCGGAATCATTAAAGAGTTTGCTCCTTGGATGGTCCTCTGCCTTCCTGTCGTCGTGCTGTGACTCAAGAGTGTGACCCTCCCCCCTCCATCCCCCACCCCACCTCTCCCACCCGCGACTCTGCGAAATAAAGCCCTGGacccccctgtctgtgtgtgtccatccACTGCCCGGCGGTCTGTTGTCCGGCCGCGCCTGTTCGAACAGGTCATAGGTCACCCACACAGAACAGGATTCTGATCTCCCTGCTGGAGACAGTCGGGTCCGTGGGACAGCCAGTACCGGTGACATCGCTGTGGATATGTGGCGCCATCTAGTCACTGACACTGAAACTGCGGCTCTGTCTGAGGCCGTGTGCCAGTCGTGTGTTTCGACGCGTTTGCTAGGACTACAGATGCCAAACGAAACCCTGACGCCTTTCTCTAATGAGCTTACCACACAGCCAGGAaatcattcatttaaaatttcTACAATTTTTCTCGATGGCTTTATGTGGGGCCCTAATTTTCTTCCTAAGGTGAAGTCAACGCTTCTTCAATACTAAAGGTTGAAAGGgcatctttacacagagggtggtgggggtggggaacaagcttcccagccagGTTGTTGATGACGccgatactctggcttctttccagacacagctgggtgagctcctccagtcaggacaggagggtctactttacacagagggtggtgggggtgtggaacaagctgcccagccatgttgttgaagccgataccccagcttctctccagacacagctgggtgagctcctccagtcaggacaggagggtctactgtacacagaggggggtgggggtggggaacaagctggatgagctcctgggGTCAATTAACTACTGATTGCCGAACAGCCCGATGTGTCGAAGGACCTCTCGTTTGTGGCCCTCTCTTGGCCTCGACGATCGATTCTGAGCCGAGAAACCGGGCTCCACCTCTTGATTCCATACCCCCGGCGGGACCCCCTCTGGGTAAGAGGCTGGGTGCTCGCTCCCCATTCCCAGAATGCTCTGGCGTGCTCGGGCTGCTGCCTTATGGCCACGATATCTACACACGACGTGGACTCTGAGGAATGTCAAGTTCAGGCtcagctgtattattattattgagagacagtctgttcctcaggctgggacaggagatcacacactgtattattattactgagagacaggctcactgtctgttcctcaggctgggacaggagatcacacactgtattattattattgagagacaggctcgctgtctgttcctcaggctgggacaggagatcacacactgtattattattattgagagacaggctcactgtctgttcctcaggctgggacaggagatcacacacagtattattattattgagagacaggctcactgtctgttcctcaggctgggagaggagatcacacactgtattagtattactgagagacaggctcactgtctgttcctcaggctgggacaggagatcacacactgtattagtattactgagagacaggctcactgtctgttcctcaggctgggacaggagatcacacactgtattattattaatgagagacagtctcactgtctgttccttaggctgggacaggagatcacacactgtattattattattgagagacaggctcactgtctgttcctcaggctgggacaggagatcacacactgtattattattattgagagacaggctcactgtctgttcctcaggctgggacaggagatcacaca is part of the Lepisosteus oculatus isolate fLepOcu1 chromosome 7, fLepOcu1.hap2, whole genome shotgun sequence genome and encodes:
- the LOC138240730 gene encoding tripartite motif-containing protein 16-like protein encodes the protein MATRNKAPGSKKGVKAPVYDPNAPEPQTREELLKYFIPLTLDDRTAQKYLWISEESRRVSRRTEETCPYRELPERFEHCPQVLCREGLSGLRCYWEVEWSGWVVLGVTYEAIGRKGENGACGLGENRHSWGLGWAGSEYQAWHDAEHCDISGSPGSHVLGLYLDQPAGVLSFYCLKGGDGEQEGGEAETRAVLLHKFKTPFTDPLYPIFWVGRNSHCLIRRI